One Phycisphaerae bacterium DNA window includes the following coding sequences:
- a CDS encoding cysteine synthase family protein yields MSAPHNILSAIGKTSLVELCKVVPPGCARIFVKLEWENPTGSMKDRSAQAMITRAEEDGRLRPGDTIVEYTGGSTGTSLALVCVAKGYRLRIVTSDAFSREKLDHMASLGAALTLVPSEGGKTTKQLILNMIEAARDISREPNTYWTDQLNNLDSVAGYFPLAEEIWEQTGGKVSAFVHSVGTGASSRGVATVLKKHKTKVRVVAVEPAESAVLSGGVAGPHKIEGVGIGYTPPLWEPNLIDEVVAISTGDAKGMTRRLAREEGLFAGTSSGANVLAAIQIGMQLGPEAQVVTLMCDSGLKYVSTDVYRTG; encoded by the coding sequence GTGTCCGCTCCCCACAACATCCTCTCCGCTATCGGCAAGACATCGCTGGTTGAACTCTGCAAAGTCGTTCCGCCCGGCTGCGCGAGGATCTTCGTCAAGCTCGAATGGGAGAACCCCACGGGGAGCATGAAGGACCGCTCGGCGCAGGCCATGATTACCCGGGCCGAGGAGGATGGGCGGCTGAGGCCCGGCGACACCATCGTCGAATACACCGGCGGGAGCACGGGCACGTCGCTGGCACTTGTCTGCGTGGCCAAGGGGTATCGCCTTCGTATTGTCACGTCGGACGCCTTCAGCCGGGAGAAGCTGGACCACATGGCGTCGCTGGGCGCGGCCCTGACGCTCGTCCCCAGCGAGGGCGGCAAGACCACCAAGCAGTTGATCCTGAACATGATCGAGGCGGCGCGGGACATCAGCCGTGAGCCCAACACCTACTGGACCGATCAGCTCAACAATCTCGACAGCGTGGCCGGCTACTTCCCCCTGGCCGAGGAAATCTGGGAACAGACCGGCGGCAAGGTGAGCGCCTTCGTGCACAGCGTGGGCACCGGGGCGTCCTCCCGCGGCGTGGCGACGGTGCTCAAGAAGCACAAAACGAAGGTCCGTGTGGTCGCGGTGGAGCCGGCGGAGTCGGCCGTGCTTTCCGGGGGGGTTGCCGGTCCGCACAAGATCGAAGGCGTGGGCATCGGCTACACACCGCCGCTGTGGGAACCAAACCTCATTGATGAAGTCGTTGCCATCTCAACGGGCGATGCGAAGGGAATGACCCGGCGACTGGCCCGTGAGGAGGGTCTCTTCGCGGGCACGTCATCCGGCGCGAACGTGCTCGCCGCGATTCAGATTGGAATGCAACTGGGACCCGAGGCGCAGGTCGTCACGTTGATGTGTGATTCCGGGCTGAAGTATGTGAGTACGGACGTATACCGCACCGGATGA
- a CDS encoding PhzF family phenazine biosynthesis protein gives MNVPNYQFYTCDVFTNTRFGGNQLAVVPHADGLSDAQMQQIAREFNYSESTFVFPAKEGHTRRVRIFTPASEVPFAGHPNVGTAFVLASIGELGPLAREQTVIFEEKAGLVSVAITVEEGRVTYCEVTAPQPLSLGAVVPVADVAAALSLDEKDIVTAPHPPQVASVGLPFVVTELRHRAALERARINMGGLNAVARHDVRPFMYIYAHADDGVDIRARMFAPTGGVPEDPATGSATCAVAGLMAHCHADSSGTFQWRLAQGVEMGRPSMLIARAVKESGRVRSTHVAGPCVMVCEGHIEV, from the coding sequence ATGAACGTGCCCAATTATCAATTCTACACCTGTGACGTCTTCACGAACACGCGGTTTGGCGGGAATCAACTGGCCGTGGTTCCGCACGCCGACGGGTTGAGCGACGCGCAGATGCAGCAGATCGCCCGGGAGTTCAATTACTCCGAGAGCACGTTCGTTTTTCCGGCGAAGGAAGGCCACACGCGGCGCGTCCGCATCTTCACGCCGGCGAGCGAAGTGCCGTTCGCGGGTCACCCAAACGTGGGCACGGCCTTCGTGCTCGCCAGCATCGGTGAACTCGGCCCACTTGCGCGCGAGCAAACGGTGATCTTCGAGGAAAAGGCCGGGCTCGTTTCCGTCGCGATTACCGTGGAAGAGGGCAGAGTCACATACTGCGAAGTCACCGCGCCGCAGCCGCTATCGCTGGGGGCAGTGGTGCCCGTTGCGGATGTTGCGGCGGCGCTGTCGCTGGACGAAAAGGACATCGTGACGGCGCCGCATCCGCCCCAGGTGGCGTCGGTCGGGCTGCCGTTCGTGGTGACCGAGCTTCGTCATCGAGCGGCGTTGGAGCGGGCACGCATCAACATGGGCGGGTTGAATGCGGTCGCCCGGCACGACGTTCGACCTTTCATGTACATCTATGCGCACGCGGACGACGGCGTGGACATTCGCGCCCGGATGTTCGCCCCGACGGGCGGCGTGCCGGAGGATCCTGCGACGGGTAGCGCGACCTGTGCCGTGGCCGGGCTCATGGCGCACTGCCATGCAGACAGTAGCGGCACGTTCCAATGGCGGCTGGCGCAAGGCGTTGAAATGGGCCGCCCCAGCATGCTCATTGCACGCGCCGTGAAGGAATCTGGCCGGGTGCGCTCCACGCATGTTGCGGGGCCGTGCGTGATGGTCTGCGAGGGGCACATCGAGGTCTGA
- a CDS encoding ester cyclase, which translates to MALLVGCRTLPNHGARCELNRLEINKALARRWFDEIINRRNLDAIAETYAADYVHHGPGGVDMEGLDAARAVAASILAASSDRHAVVERQVAEGDWVVTQFTSSGRHTGVFRGIEPTGKILTAEGICISRIKGGKIAEDWEIVQVSGFQGQTDDTD; encoded by the coding sequence TTGGCACTACTTGTAGGTTGCAGGACCCTACCGAATCACGGAGCTCGGTGCGAGCTGAACAGGCTCGAGATCAATAAGGCACTCGCGCGCCGATGGTTTGATGAGATCATCAATCGGCGCAATCTCGATGCGATCGCCGAAACGTATGCAGCCGACTACGTCCATCACGGACCCGGGGGCGTCGACATGGAAGGGCTGGACGCTGCACGCGCGGTCGCGGCTTCGATCCTCGCCGCGTCAAGCGACCGGCACGCTGTCGTCGAGCGGCAGGTTGCTGAAGGCGATTGGGTGGTTACGCAATTCACGAGCAGCGGCCGCCACACTGGTGTATTTCGGGGCATTGAGCCGACCGGTAAGATCTTGACCGCGGAAGGTATCTGCATCAGCCGCATTAAGGGGGGCAAAATCGCGGAAGATTGGGAAATCGTCCAAGTCTCCGGGTTCCAGGGTCAAACTGATGACACGGACTAG